Genomic window (Pongo abelii isolate AG06213 chromosome 4, NHGRI_mPonAbe1-v2.0_pri, whole genome shotgun sequence):
CTCCGATTGGACGCGGGGCGCGGGAGCCTGGCGACAACACCAGGCATCTTACATTCTGAACCCCCCGCCGGAGCCCAGCCCTCGGCCCAGGGGCGCCTGTCTCCTCCACCTGGCCCTGAGTTTCTTGGGGACGAAAGCGACccaggaggggagaagggggcGTGTGTTTCCTCCTCACCTTTCTTTTCGGCTCGAGGGTCCTTAGCTGGGTCGGGGTCGCTGTAGGCACGCGGATAGAAGGCGGGGGCGGCGGGAAAGGCAGACGCACACTTGGCTGGTGAAGGCGCGGGGCCCAGCTCTGCGCGCAGCTCTGGGAGGCCCGGCGCAGCCGCCTCGGGCCCGGCGTAGGCCTCTGGCTTGAAGGCGGCCAGCATGCAGGAGGAGGGCGCCAGGGTCGCCTCCAGGCGCGCAGAGAGCTCTCCGGCGGCAGCCAGGCTGCGCTGCTGCTGCTCCAGGTTTAGGATGTCTTTGACTGAGAAGGGCGTGGGCGTGAGCGCAGGGCTGGGGAACATGGTGGCAGCGCCAGTCTCACAGCGCCAGGTGGGCGGCAGAGAGCAGCGCTGCCCACGGCCCCTGGCAGCTTCCCTGCATGGTGCCGCCGCCCGCCCGCGCACCCGCCCGCCAGCTCTGGATGTGTCCGGGCAGCAGGTAGCGCTGAGCACAAGGGGCAGGAGAGGCGGGACCAGGCCAGAGGAGGGGGACTCAGCCTGCCATTGGGCCAGGGGCCTCGATGACAGGAGCGATGAGCAGTTTCGTGTCACCTAATATAGTCATacggctaaaaaaaaaaaaaaaaaaaaaaaaaaaaaaagccctgctcAGCTTTTTTAAAGGGGCCACGACGCATTTGGAAGGGTCTCCTTTTGCTCCTGCAGCCTGCGTTTGCTTCCTAATGTGAGCCTGAAAAGCCTACCAGAGGCATGCAGAGTCAGGCCTCTGGGCAGGGCTGGATGGGTGTGGGTTTGAAGAAATATTCCTCAGCACCCAAACCAGAATGGGAGAGAGAAGGATGGGGTGGGAAGCGGTGGGGAGGGGAGTGATTTGAGGAAGGCTTTATTACTGAAAGTGGTGGGATGAGGGAGAGTCTGAACAGGAAGAGAAGCCTGGAGGACAGTGTTGGCTTTGGGGATAGCAGCAGGGCGAGATTCTGGACAATTCGGGGGTTCTGTTTGGCTTGGCCTACAGGGCCAGTCATGCCCCTGGCTCTGGGTGCTTCTGGGCGAGTTAACGAAAGTAAGGGCAAGGTGAGTGATGGCCAGGTGGGGTAGGAGTTGCTGCCTCCTACAGTAGTGTTATGCACAGCACAACTACAGGGAGCATCAGTCACTGCCAGTACCTTCCCAGGGAAATGCCTCTCCccttaataatgaaataaatcaggAATCCCAGCTGGTAAGCTCAGCTTCCCAGGAGACACCTGTCTTGTGGAGTGCCCCAGCTACCAGCCACCTTGTTTCCCCTGTTTGGAGGCCACCGATCCCACCTCCCTCCTTTCCACCTCCCTCCTTCCCGTGCCCTCCCTGCCTAGCAGCAAGGCCCTCAGGCTTCTGCCAACCTCGAGGTTTCAGGGCCCTAGCCCGGGTTTAGCTCTCAGGGAGGCGGGGCTCCTCTGAGCCCAGCTAGGCCAGGatttctctgaggcctctgggcCGGACTCCGAGTGGGGCACCCCTGTGGCTCGGTCAGGCGCATGGGGGAAGGGCAGGGCAAGTGGGGTGATCGTGATCATTTTTAGCCCAGGGTCAGTAGAGTAGGGCACAGAAGT
Coding sequences:
- the NKX2-5 gene encoding homeobox protein Nkx-2.5 isoform X2 gives rise to the protein MFPSPALTPTPFSVKDILNLEQQQRSLAAAGELSARLEATLAPSSCMLAAFKPEAYAGPEAAAPGLPELRAELGPAPSPAKCASAFPAAPAFYPRAYSDPDPAKDPRAEKKA
- the NKX2-5 gene encoding homeobox protein Nkx-2.5 isoform X3, which codes for MFPSPALTPTPFSVKDILNLEQQQRSLAAAGELSARLEATLAPSSCMLAAFKPEAYAGPEAAAPGLPELRAELGPAPSPAKCASAFPAAPAFYPRAYSDPDPAKDPRAEKKGCELPQGQRPLVLFSSALSQPDFRQMLSETCRWLPVHLAE